The following proteins are co-located in the Wenzhouxiangella marina genome:
- a CDS encoding DUF6702 family protein yields MKRAWLIILVGLLALPASAHELKAGLTRVLFNERSGNLEVMHRLLLHDAEHACRQLFDGQADLIGDPVTLERFSAYVREGFQLAIDDELVELAYVGAEIDGRHIWVYQEAPIPASVGHLSIDHRVLRDVWAEQSNLVNIEGRGPIRSLRFSGNDGVQSIAMTDSAARLED; encoded by the coding sequence GTGAAGCGCGCCTGGCTGATCATCCTGGTCGGTCTGCTGGCCCTGCCGGCCAGCGCCCATGAACTGAAGGCCGGCCTGACCCGTGTGCTGTTCAACGAACGCAGCGGGAACCTCGAAGTGATGCATCGCCTGCTGCTGCACGACGCCGAGCACGCCTGCCGCCAGCTCTTCGACGGCCAGGCCGATCTGATCGGCGACCCGGTCACCCTGGAGCGCTTCAGCGCCTATGTGCGCGAGGGCTTCCAGCTGGCCATCGATGATGAGCTCGTCGAGCTGGCCTACGTGGGCGCCGAGATCGACGGCCGGCACATCTGGGTGTATCAGGAGGCCCCGATCCCGGCCTCGGTGGGGCACTTGAGCATCGATCACCGCGTGCTGCGCGATGTCTGGGCCGAGCAATCGAACCTGGTCAATATCGAGGGCCGGGGCCCGATCCGGAGCCTTCGCTTCAGCGGCAACGACGGCGTGCAATCGATCGCGATGACGGATTCAGCGGCTCGCCTCGAGGATTGA
- the yjgA gene encoding ribosome biogenesis factor YjgA: protein MARRSRMKIRRAPEPNEGHGGESSPDLGPSKSELKRQSLALQKLGVAVSELPPSRRKAIDMPEDLREAIEAYARITAHGARKRQMQYLGKLIRGIDPTPLKEAVEAFAAGRAVESARLHEVERWRDRLIHEDDALTEWLDSYPGSDVQHLRSLIRQARKDHAGQDPEQRQPKSFRDLFAFLRSILEASR, encoded by the coding sequence CGACGGGCTCCGGAGCCGAACGAGGGCCATGGCGGCGAATCGTCACCGGATCTCGGCCCCAGCAAGAGCGAGCTGAAGCGCCAGTCCCTGGCGTTGCAGAAGCTGGGGGTGGCGGTCAGCGAGCTGCCACCGTCGCGGCGCAAGGCCATCGACATGCCCGAAGACCTGCGCGAGGCGATCGAGGCCTATGCGCGCATCACCGCCCATGGCGCCAGGAAGCGCCAGATGCAATATCTCGGAAAACTGATCCGCGGCATCGACCCGACCCCGCTGAAGGAGGCTGTCGAGGCCTTCGCCGCCGGTCGCGCGGTCGAATCGGCCCGCCTGCACGAAGTCGAACGCTGGCGCGATCGCTTGATCCACGAGGACGATGCCCTGACCGAATGGCTGGACAGTTACCCGGGCTCGGACGTGCAGCATCTGCGCTCGCTCATCCGCCAGGCGCGCAAGGATCACGCCGGCCAGGACCCGGAACAACGCCAACCCAAGAGCTTTCGCGACTTGTTCGCCTTCCTTCGATCAATCCTCGAGGCGAGCCGCTGA